In Bradyrhizobium sp. CCBAU 051011, the following are encoded in one genomic region:
- a CDS encoding ATP-dependent acyl-CoA ligase: MQVGNGSTAGQRRGGSIWPQAAERFAPQDRILSTILTRQAAQYRDRTLFVFGETRWSYTETASIAAASAGRLIRAGIRAGDRVALMCSNRPEFLEVYLGCAWMGAVTVPINTALRGIQLSHILRNATPKLLVLESCFMPAIETLDSDVAPPDLVWTIGEAAASPASPLPALGEAAPPAPVRPDDTVAILYTSGTTGPSKGVCCPQAQMFWWGVYSARALGIVEGDVLFTTLPLFHTNALNAFYQALLNGCTYVLEPKFSASGFWAAARRHQATVGYLLGAMAVMLLAQPPSANDTAHFVRVALGGGVPGQFHGPFLERFGVPLLDGYGSTETNFVFAGTIPSDRPGTLGYLVDGVEACIAGPDDEPLPDGEAGELLLRAHEPLVFATGYFEMPDKTAEAWRNRWFHTGDRVVRDADGHYRFVDRMKDSIRRRGENVSSWEVEQVLLKHPAIAACAIYPLPSELGEDEVAAAIQLEAGHALEPIDIVRHCEGKMAYFAVPRFVRIVTEMPLTENGKIRKVALREAGRTPDTWDCDAAGYKPRR, translated from the coding sequence ATGCAGGTGGGTAATGGCAGCACGGCCGGTCAGCGGCGGGGTGGATCGATCTGGCCTCAGGCGGCCGAGCGTTTTGCGCCGCAGGACCGGATTCTCTCGACCATTTTGACGCGGCAGGCCGCGCAATACCGCGATCGCACACTGTTCGTCTTTGGCGAAACACGGTGGAGCTATACCGAAACGGCGTCGATCGCCGCTGCATCGGCTGGCCGCCTGATAAGGGCCGGAATTCGCGCAGGCGACCGCGTCGCGCTGATGTGCTCGAACCGGCCGGAGTTCCTGGAAGTCTATCTCGGCTGCGCCTGGATGGGCGCCGTGACGGTGCCGATCAATACCGCGCTGCGCGGCATCCAGCTCAGTCACATCCTGCGCAACGCCACGCCGAAGCTGCTGGTGCTTGAGTCGTGCTTTATGCCGGCGATCGAAACCCTGGACAGCGACGTCGCGCCGCCGGACCTTGTCTGGACGATCGGCGAAGCCGCCGCGTCTCCGGCTTCGCCATTGCCTGCGCTCGGCGAGGCGGCTCCGCCCGCGCCGGTGCGGCCTGACGATACGGTCGCGATCCTCTATACGTCGGGCACCACGGGGCCTTCCAAGGGGGTCTGCTGCCCGCAGGCGCAGATGTTCTGGTGGGGCGTCTATTCGGCGCGCGCGCTCGGGATCGTGGAAGGCGATGTGCTGTTCACGACGCTGCCGCTGTTTCACACCAATGCGCTGAACGCGTTTTATCAGGCGCTCCTCAACGGATGCACCTATGTGCTCGAGCCGAAATTCTCCGCTTCCGGCTTCTGGGCCGCGGCGCGGCGGCATCAGGCGACGGTCGGCTATCTCCTCGGCGCAATGGCCGTGATGCTGCTGGCGCAGCCCCCATCAGCGAACGACACCGCGCATTTCGTGCGCGTAGCGCTCGGTGGCGGCGTTCCCGGCCAGTTTCATGGTCCGTTTCTCGAACGCTTCGGCGTGCCGCTGCTCGACGGCTACGGCTCGACCGAGACGAATTTCGTATTCGCGGGCACGATCCCGTCCGATCGCCCCGGCACCCTGGGCTATCTCGTCGATGGCGTTGAGGCCTGCATCGCCGGTCCCGACGACGAACCTCTCCCAGACGGCGAGGCCGGCGAACTGCTGCTGCGCGCGCACGAACCGCTCGTGTTCGCGACGGGGTATTTCGAAATGCCGGACAAGACGGCAGAAGCCTGGCGAAATCGGTGGTTTCACACCGGCGACCGTGTCGTGCGCGATGCGGACGGCCACTATCGTTTCGTCGACCGGATGAAGGATTCGATCCGCCGGCGCGGCGAGAACGTTTCGTCCTGGGAGGTGGAGCAGGTGCTGCTGAAGCATCCGGCGATCGCGGCCTGCGCGATCTATCCGCTGCCGTCCGAACTCGGCGAAGACGAGGTTGCGGCGGCCATCCAACTCGAAGCCGGCCATGCGCTTGAGCCGATTGATATCGTCAGGCATTGCGAAGGCAAGATGGCCTATTTTGCGGTTCCGCGGTTTGTCCGGATCGTCACCGAGATGCCGCTGACCGAGAACGGCAAGATACGGAAGGTCGCGCTCCGCGAGGCCGGCAGGACGCCCGACACCTGGGACTGCGATGCCGCCGGCTACAAGCCGCGCCGCTAG
- a CDS encoding MarR family winged helix-turn-helix transcriptional regulator, which translates to MIDEENITGEDADNRTQVRVWLRLLACTSLIGAELRRQFREEFDFTMPRFDVLAQLDREPVGLVLGELPKRLMVTAGNLTPIVDRLVEDGLITRSPSPLDRRVQIVCMTAEGRRAFRRMAKKHSLWLASLLAEFPKARLDGLVRELDDLKNAVKRATEQSRA; encoded by the coding sequence TTGATCGATGAAGAGAACATCACCGGCGAGGACGCGGACAATCGCACCCAGGTCAGGGTATGGCTTCGCCTCCTGGCCTGCACGTCGTTGATCGGCGCGGAGCTACGGCGCCAGTTCCGCGAAGAGTTCGACTTCACGATGCCGCGCTTTGACGTGCTGGCGCAGCTCGATCGTGAACCGGTCGGGCTCGTGCTGGGTGAACTGCCGAAGCGGTTGATGGTCACGGCCGGAAATCTGACGCCGATCGTGGATCGCCTGGTCGAAGACGGCCTTATCACGCGGTCGCCCTCGCCGCTCGACCGCCGCGTGCAGATCGTCTGCATGACGGCCGAAGGCAGGAGAGCGTTCAGACGGATGGCAAAGAAACACAGCCTGTGGCTGGCTTCACTGCTTGCCGAATTTCCGAAAGCGCGGCTCGACGGATTGGTCAGGGAGCTCGACGACCTGAAGAACGCCGTGAAGCGCGCAACGGAACAATCCCGCGCCTGA